In Eupeodes corollae chromosome 3, idEupCoro1.1, whole genome shotgun sequence, a single genomic region encodes these proteins:
- the LOC129949483 gene encoding trypsin-1-like: MEAFLTLGVYFVLLFKLVNCSNVSLEGRIVGGKEINISMCPYQVSVRYSDSHICGGTIISNDTILTAGHCTDGQTAESLSIRHGSSYADYGIKHQVTQIIQHPDFYADYYENDAALLKITPPIKFTRSSQPAKLATRRSPDNAEAIICGWGVHQEYADTTDLGKKSLRAVTLRVVNRRACQLAYRNFRNDENQMCAAARNKDNCQGDSGGGLLAKSRREMIGISSWGDGCAKEGKPGVYTSVPGILPFIRKNL, encoded by the coding sequence ATGGAGGCTTTCCTAACACTTGGAGTGTATTTTGTCCTTTTATTTAAGTTAGTCAATTGTTCCAATGTTTCACTTGAAGGAAGAATTGTTGGTGGCAAGGAAATCAACATCAGTATGTGTCCATATCAAGTTTCGGTTCGATATTCCGATAGTCACATTTGTGGAGGGACCATCATATCGAATGATACCATCCTAACCGCTGGACACTGCACCGATGGACAGACTGCAGAATCCCTCAGCATTCGTCATGGCTCGAGTTATGCTGACTATGGAATTAAACATCAAGTCACACAAATCATCCAACATCCAGACTTCTATGcagattattatgaaaatgatgCTGCCTTACTGAAAATCACTCCACCAATCAAATTCACACGATCAAGTCAGCCAGCTAAATTGGCGACACGCAGATCACCTGATAACGCCGAAGCTATTATCTGTGGATGGGGTGTCCACCAAGAGTATGCCGATACCACGGATTTGGGGAAGAAAAGCTTACGAGCTGTTACCCTTCGAGTTGTAAATCGGCGGGCTTGTCAACTTGCCTATCGGAATTTCCGAAATGATGAGAACCAAATGTGTGCAGCTGCGAGGAATAAGGATAATTGTCAGGGTGATTCTGGAGGAGGATTGTTGGCAAAGAGCAGGCGGGAGATGATTGGTATCAGTTCATGGGGCGATGGATGCGCTAAAGAAGGAAAACCCGGAGTGTATACATCTGTTCCGGGTATCCTGCCGTTTATAAGGAagaatttgtag